The genomic window CCGTCAAGCCACGCACCCACCAGCCGCTGCGCGGCGTCGGGGGCGTCCTCGCCCGGTTCGGTCACCACCGAGGGGCCGGCGTCCGCAAGCATCCGGTCCACGAGCCGGGGGTGCCGGGCCAGGGCGTCCGCCAGCTGGTCTGCGCTGCGCAGCACCTCGTCCCGCCGGGCCGTCCACGCCTCGTGCACCGCGGCGAGCAGCTGCCGGAAGGACGGCCGACCCTGCATCGGGCGCGGCGGGTAGTAGGTCCCGGCGTGGAAGGCCCTGCCCTGTGGGGTGAGGAACACGGTCATGGGCCACCCGCCCTGCCCCGTGAGCAGCTGGGTGGCCGCCATGTAGATCGAGTCCACGTCCGGGCGCTGCTCACGGTCCACCTTCACGGCCACGAAGTGCTCGTTGATCTCCCGGCCGGTCTCGGGGTCCTCGAAGGACTCGTGGGCCATCACGTGGCACCAGTGGCAGGCCGCGTACCCCACGGACAGCAGCACGGGCACGTCCCGCTCACGCGCCTCCGCGAACGCCTCCGGGGTGAACTCCCACCAGTCCACGGGGTTCTCGGCGTGCTGGAGCAGGTACGGGCTGGTGGCGCGGGCCAGGCGGTTCGACATGGCCCCACCGTCTCACAGACCGCCGGACGGTGGTACCGGCCGCTGCACGGAGCAGCGCGAGAGGGGGTTCCCGACAGGCGGGGAGGGCTATCGCGGGCTCGCAGGACGGACACCGGTCCCAACGGACGCGGCCGCCCACCGCGGGTGGCCTGGCCCTCCTCAGGGCCGGTGACGGTCCCCGGGGGCGTCTCGGAGCTCGTTCTCCCCGCTGGCTCCGGGGTGATCGTGAGGGTGAGCAGCGCGGTCGGCGGGCCGGGGTGCGGAACCGGAGCGGGCGGCGTCGTGCCCGGACGCACCCGCGGTGACCTGGACCGCCTGCTCCTCCGCAGCGCGCTGCTCCGCGTACTGCGCGCGGTAGCGCAGCCGACGGTTGCGGCGGTTGAAGTCGATCACCAGCAGCACCACGGCCGCCGTGAGCACGAACGTCATGAGGAAGCCCACGAGACCCGGCGAGACCTGGCTGGGGTCCAGCCCGGGACGCAGCGTGTTCTCCGGGCTAGGAGCGGGCGTGGCGGCGGTCAGGACGGTCAGCAGCGTGGGCACGGCGGCACTCACTTCCGGGGGGTCGTGGGGTCGATTCCTGCGAAGAGGTCCGTCTCCGGCAGCTCGCTGGCCACACGGGACTCCGCGAGGGTGTAGTCCTCCCACGGCCATACCTCGGCCTGGGTGTCCGTGGAGACCCAGAAGAACAGGCCCTTGGGGTCCACCTGCGTGCGGTGGGCGCTCAGCGCGCGGTCCCGGGCGGGGAACTCCTCCTCGCAGCGAACCCTGGTGGTGGTCTCGTGGCGGGCGACGGGCGGGCGGTGGCCCTCCGGGTCCGACTCCTGGAACGCCGCGATGCGCTCCGCGTAGGGGGAGTCCAGCCCGCGCTCCAGCAGGGCCTCGTGCAGGGCCAGGAAGCGCTCCGGGTTGAACGCGCGGTCGTAGTAGAGCTTGGACGGGGTCCACGGCTCACCCGTGCCGGGGTAGGCCTCGGGATCACCGGCGCGGCGGTAGGCCTCCATGGCCACGTTGTGCGTCTGGATGTGGTCCGGGTGCGGGTAGCCGCCGTTCTCGTCGTAGCTCAGGATCACGTGCGGGCGGAACTCCCGCACCAGCTGCACCACGGGCGCCGAGGCACGCTCGAGCGGCTGCAGGGCGAAGCAGCCCCACGGCAGGGGCGGCAGCGGGTCCCCCTCGGGCAGGCCCGAGTCCATGAAGCCGATCCAGCGGTGCTCCACGCCGAGGGCCGCGGCGGCCGCCGCCATCTCGTGGCGGCGCAGGCCGGTGAGGTCCCGCTCGGCCGCGACGTCGCCCTCCATCTCGGCGTTGAGGATGGACCCGCGCTCACCACCGGTGCACGTGGCCACCATGACCCGGGCACCGAGGCGCGCGTAGTGGGCCATGGTCGCCGCACCCTTGCTGGACTCGTCGTCCGGGTGGGCGTGGATGGCCAACAAACGAAGCTGCGAATAGTCCGTCACCGAACGGATGCCTCCAAGACGTCGAAGCGAAAATGACAACCCCGGATATCCTACGCCGCCGGCCGGGCCCGGATCCCGCACCGGTTCACGCGGGGACGCACTCGGGCGGGAACCCACAGAGGGCACCCCTGGGCGCTCGCTAGACTCGTGGGCATGAGTTCTGCGACGTCCCAGCCGGCCGACGGCGGGCCCACCCCCACCGAACGGCTCACCCGCCGCTACGGCTCCGGGCACCGCACCGTCGCCCGCACCCCGCGCCGCGGCCCGTCCGGGCGCGGCTGGATCCTCATCGCCGCGGCCGCCACGCTCGTGAGCGCGCTGTTCGTGGTGTGGATCGTGTGGGGCCAGTCCCAGCGGCCCGTGTTCAAGGACGTCGGCTTCCAGATCACCGACGCCGCTCACGGGTACGCGGACTTCGACCTCACCAAGGACCCGGAGCAGAGCGTCACGTGCGCGGTGCAGGCCCTCAACGAGCAGTACGCGGTGGTCGGCTGGAACGAGGTGACCATCGGCCACGTGCCCGAGGACCAGCTCAACGGGCGCACCAGCACCCACCGGGTGCCCGTACGGACCACCAACACGGCCACCACGGCCGGGGTGGACTCGTGCTGGAACACCACCGGGTGAGCCCGCCGGTGTCGCACGTCACTTTGGGTTGCACGCCGCCGGTCCTCTAGACTTCTGCCGAGATCACATCCCCGACCCGGAACCGCTGGGCCACCTGGCCCGCACCGGGGCGGGGTTTTTCACACGTGTCCACCAGGGCGGTGGACACCAGAGAACGGAGGCACCGTGCCTGCACAAGAGGGAGCCTGGCTCACCCAGGAAGCGTACGACCGGCTGAAGAAGGAGCTCGACTACATTGCCGGGCCCTACCGCCAGGAGATCGTGGACCGGATCGAACAGGCCCGCTCCGAGGGTGACCTCAAGGAGAACGGCGGCTACCACGCCGCGCGTGAGGAGCAGGGCAAGAACGAGGGCCGCATCGTGCAGCTCACCCAGCTGCTGGAGAACGCCCAGGTGGGCGAGGCCCCCGCGGACGACGGCGTGATCGAGGCCGGCATGGTGGTCACCGCGGAGATCGCCGGGGACGAGATGACGTTCCTCATGGGCTCCCGCGAGGTCGCCGAGGACCTCACCGGCGGGGAGGACCTGGAGGTCTTCTCCGAGCGCTCCCCCATGGGTGCCGCGATCAACGGCCACAAGGTGGGCGAGACCGTGAGCTACCAGGCGCCCAACGGCAAGGACATCACCGTGAAGATCCTCAAGGCCAAGCCCTTCAGCCGCTGATCCCACGGTTCACCACGGAGGCCACCCCGCTGCGGCGGGGTGGCCTCCGGCGTTCCCGAGCCTGCGCGGCGCCCCGCGGCCGCCGGGCGTTCACACCTCGCGTCGAGGAGCAGGGCATACGCTGGAGGCACGTCGTCACGCCCCGTCCCCCGCACCGTGAGGAGCCCGCCCGTGGTCACGCACTGGAACCGCAGCCCCGCCCCCTGGACCGTGCCGCTGACCGTGGTCACCGCGCTGCTCGCGGTGGCGGCGATCGTGGTGCACGTGCTGGGCCTGGGCAACCCCGCGCTCAACGCCACCGGCGGGCCGCGCAACCTCCTGATCGTCGCCACCTTCGCGATGGCGCTGATCACCTACGTCACCGCGCGCGCACGACGCCGCTGAGCTCCCGTCCGCGCCGGGCTCAGTGCACCACCACGGGGTGGTAGCCGTGCGACTCCAGGGCCGCGAGCACCTGGTCGCAGTGCGAGTGGCCCTTGGTCTCCATGTCGATGGTGATGGAGACGTCCCCCATGGACAGGGAGCCGCCGATCCGCGTGTGGTTCACCCCGGTCACGTTCGCGTCCATGGCGGCGATGAGCTGCGAGATCTGCGCCAGCTCACCGGGCCGGTCCGTGAGCATCATCTTGATGGTCATGTAGCGCCCCGCCGCGGAGAGTCCCCGCTGGATGACCTTGAGCATGAGCATGGGGTCGATGTTCCCGCCGGAGAGCAGCACCACGGTGGTGCCCAGGTCCGGGTGGCTCTCGCGCAGCTCGCCCTCGAGGATCGCGGCCACCCCCACGGCGCCGGCGGGTTCCACCACCATCTTGTTGCGCTCGAGCATGAAGATCAGCGCCTGGGCGAGGGAGTCCTCCGAGACCGTGACGACGTCGTCCGCGAGCTCGCGGATGATGCTGAACGGGAGCTGCCCGGGGCGCCCCACGGCGATGCCGTCCGCGATCGTGGACACCTTGGAGAGCGTCACGATCGCGTCCCCGGCCAGGGACGGCGGGTAGGCTGCGGCGTTCTCCGCCTGCACGCCGATCACGCGGATGTCCCTGCCCTGCTCCCGGGCCTTGGCCTTGAGCGCCACGGAGACCCCCGCCAGCAGGCCGCCTCCGCCCACGCCCGCGATCACCGTGTCCACGGTGGGCAGCTGGTCGATGATCTCCAGGCCGATGGTGCCCTGACCCGCGATGATGTCCCGGTGGTCGAACGGGTGCACGAAGACCGCCCCGGTCTCGTCCGCGAAACGCTGAGCCTCGGCCAGGGCCTCGTCCACGGAGGAGCCGTGCAGCACCACTTCCGCACCGTGGTCCTGGGTGGCCGCGATCTTGGGCAGGGCCGCGCCCCGCGGCATGTATATCCGCGCCGTGATCCCCAGCTTCGCGGCCGCGAGCGCCACGCCCTGCGCGTGGTTGCCCGCCGACGCCGCCACCACGCCCCGGCGCTTCTCGTCCTCCGAGAGCTGGGACATGCGCACGTAGGCGCCGCGGGCCTTGAAGGACCCGGCGCGCTGCAGGTTCTCGCACTTGAGGTAGACCTCGGAGCCCAGCATGCGGGACAGCGCCCGGGAGTGGGCAAGAGGAGTCCGCTCGATGACCCCGTCGAGGAGCTGGGCGGCGTCGCGGACGTCGTCCACGGAGACGGACAGTGCAGTGTGGGCCACAAGAACTTCTTTCGTCGGCGCCGATCGAGGCGGCTCGCCCTGCGGGGGCACGGCCCGGTGGGATCACTGCCGGACGTGCTGCGGGAACACGGAGAACGCGGCGCCCCGGGTGGGAGACGCCGCGTTCCATGCTATTACGCGAGGGGCCGGGTGCTAGTGCCGGGTGTCCTCGAGGTGCCCGGAGGACTCGCGGTGGCGGGTGTCCTTCCGGTGCTTCTCCTCGAGCTTCTCCTCGAGCTTCTTCTCCGCGTCCTCGCGCTCCTGGTGGCGCTTGCCGCGGAAGCGCTGCAGCTGGGCCATGACCTGGTCCGGCGTGAGGTTCTTCTTCTTCGCGGTCTTCTTGATCTCCCAG from Kocuria rhizophila DC2201 includes these protein-coding regions:
- a CDS encoding DUF4307 domain-containing protein; its protein translation is MSSATSQPADGGPTPTERLTRRYGSGHRTVARTPRRGPSGRGWILIAAAATLVSALFVVWIVWGQSQRPVFKDVGFQITDAAHGYADFDLTKDPEQSVTCAVQALNEQYAVVGWNEVTIGHVPEDQLNGRTSTHRVPVRTTNTATTAGVDSCWNTTG
- the mca gene encoding mycothiol conjugate amidase Mca; the protein is MTDYSQLRLLAIHAHPDDESSKGAATMAHYARLGARVMVATCTGGERGSILNAEMEGDVAAERDLTGLRRHEMAAAAAALGVEHRWIGFMDSGLPEGDPLPPLPWGCFALQPLERASAPVVQLVREFRPHVILSYDENGGYPHPDHIQTHNVAMEAYRRAGDPEAYPGTGEPWTPSKLYYDRAFNPERFLALHEALLERGLDSPYAERIAAFQESDPEGHRPPVARHETTTRVRCEEEFPARDRALSAHRTQVDPKGLFFWVSTDTQAEVWPWEDYTLAESRVASELPETDLFAGIDPTTPRK
- the ilvA gene encoding threonine ammonia-lyase; translated protein: MAHTALSVSVDDVRDAAQLLDGVIERTPLAHSRALSRMLGSEVYLKCENLQRAGSFKARGAYVRMSQLSEDEKRRGVVAASAGNHAQGVALAAAKLGITARIYMPRGAALPKIAATQDHGAEVVLHGSSVDEALAEAQRFADETGAVFVHPFDHRDIIAGQGTIGLEIIDQLPTVDTVIAGVGGGGLLAGVSVALKAKAREQGRDIRVIGVQAENAAAYPPSLAGDAIVTLSKVSTIADGIAVGRPGQLPFSIIRELADDVVTVSEDSLAQALIFMLERNKMVVEPAGAVGVAAILEGELRESHPDLGTTVVLLSGGNIDPMLMLKVIQRGLSAAGRYMTIKMMLTDRPGELAQISQLIAAMDANVTGVNHTRIGGSLSMGDVSITIDMETKGHSHCDQVLAALESHGYHPVVVH
- the greA gene encoding transcription elongation factor GreA — encoded protein: MPAQEGAWLTQEAYDRLKKELDYIAGPYRQEIVDRIEQARSEGDLKENGGYHAAREEQGKNEGRIVQLTQLLENAQVGEAPADDGVIEAGMVVTAEIAGDEMTFLMGSREVAEDLTGGEDLEVFSERSPMGAAINGHKVGETVSYQAPNGKDITVKILKAKPFSR